The following DNA comes from Rosa rugosa chromosome 5, drRosRugo1.1, whole genome shotgun sequence.
GAGGAGAAAAAAATGGAGAAGGAAGGGAAAGAGGAAAGGATtcggcttctctgctagaaTTCATTTTGCTAGGATCTGCTTGGATAACACTCTCAGCTCGCCACGTGTTACTGGTTCAATCTAAGGGCTATAATGCTTACAACACAGAAAGCCTGAACTTCACTAACGATCCTTTAACGTCAGTGTTGAATCGAACAAGATCTCTACCCCTGGACTCCTcgcatctccctctctctcttcgccCAATTTCCTCTTTCCCCTCATCGGAAGTGAAAGCCAGAGCACCTGGGAAGATCATACTGTCTGGTGAAAATGCTGTGGTTCATGGATCTACGGTCGTCGCTGCCTCCATTGACCTCTGTACCTATGCAACTCTTCGCTTTCCCGCTCATTCTGGTACGCTCTTATCTCTCCTTTGGGTCGTTCTTTGTTTTTCGTTATATGATCGTTTTGATCTAGATTTTGTGCATTTGGATTTGGTTTGAATTTGGGTTTTGGTTAAAAAGTTATTTGGAAGATACCCTTTTGATTTCTGTTCATGGGTTTTGCTAAAGCTTTGTGATTGTGTTGTGTTAACTcaaaaagtttcaatcttttttgTTAGCTGAGGTTGGATAATTGTGTTATGTTATCTCAAAGAGTTTCAGTCTTTTGTGTGAGCTGAGGTTGGatgatgtgtttgtgttgtTTAAAAACATGAGGTAAAGGATGCACTGTTGATTTGTGAATGAATGCATTCGTTATTGCTAAGTTGAATTTGAAGGGTTTAAGTGATATTAGAAGTCTGATCCTTTTCAGGGATAGGTTTTCAAGATTGAGATGACATGTAACATTCTTGCTGAAGTTTTTGAGTTCTATTTGTGGTTGTCATGTTATTTGGATTATACTCTTTTGAGTTTTATTTACAATGATCTGAAgaaacttttgttgttggtgggtTCATTGGTTTTGTTCAGCTTTGTGTCTGTGCCATGTCAAACACAAAGTTTGCGCGTTTTTGTGAGATTGGTTGTTGGTATTGTAGGGAATCATGAATTGAAGAAAGCCCTTTTGAGATTCTGTGAAAATCTATTCTGTGGATTGAACCCTAGTTTAATTTGCCGGGTTTAAGTGATATTAGACATGGTGACAATTTTCAGGATTGAAATATATAACACTGACATCCTGCTGATTGAACTTTTGAACTGAAGTCTTCTGCTTTTATCCATAGATAATGATGGTTTACTTGGACTGGAGCTCAAGGATATTGGATTAGAGTTTTCGTGGCCAGTTGTTAGGATTAAGGAAGCACTATCCGGAATAGATGTTCCCAACCCATCAACACCTACCTCTTGTCCGGCGGAGGCGATCAAATCACTTGCTATTTTAGTTGAAGAACTAAACATTCCGGAGGCAAAAATCGGAATTGCTGCTGGAGTCTTGGCTTTTCTTTGGCTATATTCATCTATCCAAGGGTATGGGACTGTGGTTTACTTGTACAGCTGACTACTTTGAATTCTCGGCCATTTCTTCATATttcttaatttctgattttcctctCTTTATGTGCCAGATTTAAGCCTGCGACAGTTATTATCAGTTCGGAACTTCCTTTGGGTTCAGGTCTTGGTTCATCAACCCATCAGCATCTTTGGTCCCAAACTGATGAATGATTTGACCTCAGAgttcactttcttcttctttttgccaTCTGTGGTGAAGCATATCACAGAATCGTGTAGATATTAGGCTTTGTACAGCTTGCTGTCTTCTTCTGCAGTTTGGGAGTTTCATCAGTTTGTGGAACTGTTTAGGAGTTTCATCAGTTTGTGAAACTGTTTTTGCTGTTCATCAGTTTGTGGAACTGTTATTTAACTCTGTGCTTTTATAGTTTAAGCATTATCTATTTGATAATGAACTGTAcaagttttagttttctgcagaaaGTTGCAGAACTTGAGTAATTTGACCATcagtttttagttttctgcTCTATTTGATAATGAACTGTAcaagttttagttttctgcagaaaGTTGCAGAACTTGAGTAATTTGACCATcagtttttagttttctgcTCAATTTGTTGTGTATGTATGGGAGTTTTGGTTAGCCACTTTTGAGTTTCAAAGTGGAAGGAGGCAATCACTCTGTCGTGTAATTTGGTTAGCCACTTTTCTGCTCAATTTGTTGTGTAATTTGACCATCAATAGCTTAACAAGGAGGCAATCACTTAAAACTGGAATTTTTGTTCTTCAAACCTACTTCTTTGGTACACCAATTGACAAAGCTACTTACTTTACTTAAAGAAGCTTGAGAACTTTGAATAACATGGCTGGTCATTCACCAAGTTAAGATAAAAAATGAAATTCTCATATACTCTGCAGAATTTCTTCATACTTTTCATATTAATTCACTCCAAATTGGAGTCCTGCACAACCTTTTCATACATAGAAACTACAAGATGATGTTATTAATAGACTCCTCACTCCACAACTTACAACCTTTGCTTCATCTCATTAAGTAATGCATAAGCCTTGTTTACATTTTGCTCCCGACAGTACCCATCAATTAAATAGTTATATGTCTGGGTATTAGGTTCAATTCCCATAGCATTCATCTCATTCAAAAGAGATTCTGCCTTCTCCATCTTACCTATCTACCTTGGGCCTATTTGCTTCAGCTGCTTTCTTGGCCTCATATTCTCTCTTCGCCTCTACCTTCTTCCGAGCAGTGAACTCCTCAGCTTTCTCACCAGTCACCACAGCGGAGCATCTTTAGCAGCACTCAAAAGGCTTGGACACAATATCCACAGCCTCACGACCAGCATACCCTGCTGCTCCGGCAACTACTCTTGCAGCTGCTTTGGTTCCCTCCACTGGTGCCTCAGTTCCGTCGTGCGCTACAGTCCAACCTGCCACAGCGGCCTTGTCCTTCAAATCCACCGCAACATGAACAACATAATGCAGAGTGGTCTTACCTGCAAACACAGCCATGTCTTTAGTTTTCTCTGCTAATGGCACCGTGTACTCCACCGTTTTCTTCCCTACACTTGATAGAATATCTTTTGCTGCATATAGTACAGAAAAAATGAATGAAGATGTTGACGAAcctgaaagaaaagaaacaattgAAACCAATTCATACTATAATTGTCCTATCCAAATTCGCATAGAAAATGACATCTTTGTTAAATTGCAGGCATAGAAACAATCTCGCATTTATTTTGTTACTTATTACactaataaaaatgaattttataCCACTCTTTCATATGATGTTTTCACAATCTCAATAGATGTTCCTCTCATTGATTGCCAGTATGATACCCTCAAACTATTTGGGAATTTAAAGCCTGCGTGATGCAGCTTTTACTTgcccaaaagtccaaaacatAATATAAAATGTCAATAAACTCTTTAGGTGCAAAGAAAacacaacagaaaataaaaatggcATTTCAGATTAACTGAACAAATTCTGCAGAACAGCCTCATCCTATTACCCTTCAACAACTCATTCAACAGAGAATTACAGCATTCCAATCTCGGCGAAATCCCAACACTCCTAACACCCAAAAACACATCAGCAGCCTCATAAAACCAACCCCCCATCGTAAACACATTAATCAAAATCTCAAAAACCACCATATCAGACCCCTCAAACTCTCTAAAACACCTAACAACACAATCCAAAACTTCTAAAGCCGGCTTCCGGGTCCTAACCATTCTCTCCAACACACCATGGGCATGCCCAAAAAGCTTGGAATTACACAAAACAACAGCCATAATCGAAAAAGAATGCAAATTTGGGAGCACACCCAATTGGGCACCAGACCAATCAAAGAAACTTAAAAGTCTCTCTGGGTCATCAATCTGGTGGTGTTGTTGAAGAACGGATCGAACCACACAAGGGTTTAGCTTCTTGGGAAACCCTGATGAGCTCAACACGGACTCCCACTCTCTGCTTCGCTTCAGAATGGTACAGATTTCCCTCACTGTTTCATCATCCTCTTGCTTTTTACTCTCTGATTTATAACTGCAGTAGTAGTGGACCCGAATCAAAAgccttgattttggattaccAATCTGAAATGCAAGGTTTCTCCCATGTGAAGCTAAACCCATTTCTCTTCTCTAAGCCACGGTGTGAGTCTTACCCATCATCTGGAAAATCTTGAGAGTTAAGTGAGGAGTCGAGAGATCGGACTCGGCTTCAGTTCACGACTAGATGATGAGGGGGTCCGATGAGGGGAAGGAGGAAATTGGgcgaagagagagggagatgcgAGGAGTCCAGGGGTAGAGATCTTGTTCGATTCAACACTGACGTTAAAGGATCGTTAGTGAAGTTCAGGCTTTCTGTGTTGTAAGCATTATAGCCCTTAGATTGAACCAGTAACACGTGGCGAGCTGAGAGTGTTATCCAAGCAGATCCTAGCAAAATGAATTCTAGCAGAGAAGCTGAATCCAAGAGGAAAatgggctgcctctgtttttggTGGTGCGGCTACAGTAGGTCGGGCTCTTGATGTTAGGAAGAAAATGGGTATATATGGGGTCTTGGTGTTGGTCGAAGGGTGAGAAAGAGAATCTGGTAGACACGTGGGTGGTGGTGATTGCAAGAAAGGAAAATGAATGGATGATTGGCTGGTTGTGTGCGTGAGGTAGAGAGAATGAAGGATAAGGTCACGTGGCTGATAGGTTTTGGAAGTGAATGAAAATGAGCAGTTGCCACGTGTCAAATGGGTGATTAACTAATGGGTAATTATCAAAGCTTGCTGCACGTTTTGTGGTTTTGATTAATTACGCAATTAGGCTTAATCAAGTAATTAAGCTTAATCAAGCAATTAACAAATCCACAATTTCATTCTTTCGTCGAAAACtcaaattttcattattttcgcGTCATTTTATCTCGTTTCCGCAACTCCATTTATTTACtaccaaataaataaaaatagattaattacatattaattgacttgaagattagcttaattctagtatttagAATGCAATTACGTGCATAGAAATACGTGTAATCATGTCACATGAGGTTGAGTGCATTATAAAACTATAGACAGCCTATCATAATGCGACATGTggaatatttatatattttagggttttttaatTGGCCAACTCCATGGACCAGGACCGGCCTGGCTTTTTTCTAAACTGGTATGGTCctctcatttttatttattaaaaaaaaaatttaaaaaaaaaaaaaaaaaaaactaaaactggCCCAAACCAGCTGGTTTGGTTCGATCCGACTCGATTTTTTGAGTTTCCGGGTTAAAATGTCCACTCTATACGGTTGTTTGAAACCCTCaattttctttactttttgAACAAAGAAGATAATTTATTGATCAAATACGATTAGAATCGTACAAAAGGGCATCCAGAATGAAGTCTGGAGCATGAGTAAACCATTCAGATTGAACATCTAAATCAAAACTATGGCTAGCCAATCTGTGAGCTACTCTATTGGAAGTTCTAGGTGCATGCGACAAATAGATCTGAGGAGAGTGACTTAGTAATAGCTTGATATGTTCAACAATACTACCCAAAGAAGAACAATCTTCCTCTGCTGTGTTAATAGCTTGAGTAGCTACCAGACAATCACTATGGATTACTACCCTCGTTACATCCAAAGCTTGGAGAAATTCCACTCCAGATTTTAATGCCAACAGCTCAATATGTAAAGCAGAGGTGATGAACTGCTTTCGGAGAGAGAAGCCTGCAATAAAATCTCCCTTATGGTTACGGACCACTCCTCCTACACCACCATAATTAGCTGAGCTGATGAATGAACCATCCACGTTCAATTTCAAAAAAGTACTTTCTGGAGGGAACCAATGTTTCACTTGTTGAACCCCTACCATAGAACCATTATCACCAGAAGAGTTAATTTTTGAATACTTTTCGTAATATATCATTGCAGCAGAGGTTAAAGCTAAACTAGATTTCTCTGAATTATTCCATAGCTTATCATTCCTATTCTTCCAAATACTCCACAACAAGACTAACAACCGAGAAAAGTTAATTGCAATTAGCACTTTAACCTGCTCAAGAAGCCATTCTTTAAACACAAAAGGAGAAGGAAGATGAACTTGAGAGTAGAGAGGATAAGCAACAAGGATGGATTTCGCTGTGACATTCACAGAGAACACGTGGCTCAAAGTTTCAAAAGGATGATGACAAAGCAAACAACGCAAATCACCTGTGTATCCCTTCGTCATTAACTTGGCTCTAGTTGGAAGAATGTCATTACAAACTCTCCAAGCAAAAATAGAGACCTTACCAGGAATTTTTGCTTTCCATAAGGCCCTCCACAACTCTGAGAAGGGATCACCTTGAGATGTGGAGGAGAGGATATTGCCAAGAACGAAGTCTCTAGCTACTTTATAACCACTCTTGACAGAATAAAACCTTTTCTTCTCAAGTTTCCAATACACTCGATCAGCTGGTCTTCTAGCACTTAGAGGAATGCAAGCGACCTGTTCCACAATGTGAGGAGGAAAAATAGATCGAAGCACATCTAAATTCCAAGTAAAAGAGGCGGTATGAATTAGCTCTGACACTAACTCCACATGACAACCATCAGGTTTTCTTAGAGAACTATATGGAACATTTGGGATCCAATTATCACCCCATGCCAAATCTGTACTTGAGTCCCAGTTCCAATTTTCCACAACAGTCCAGCGTTAAGTATTGGCGTAGCATCCAAAATACTTCGCCAAGAGAAGGAAGGCCTATCTCCCATATCAGCGGTCAAAAAAGTACCATCCGGATAATAAATAGATTTGAATAACCGAGCAATGAGAGAATGTGGATTGGTTACTAACCTCCATCCTTGTTTAGCTAACATAGCGAAATTATAGGCATGCAAATTTTTAAACCCCATACCTCCTTCATCTTTAGTAAGACACATGCGATCCCATGACCGccaatgaatttttcttttttctacaGTACTTCCTCAAAAAAATTGAGCACAAAGTTGGTGAAGATCGTCACAGAGACCCTTCGGAAGCATATAGCAATTCACGGCATACAAGGGAACTGTTTGAGCCACAACTTTTATCAGAATCTCTTTCCCTGCTGCACTGACTGAGGACTTTTGCACGCCAACTAATTAGCTTTTTTGTGAGCCTCTCTTTCAAGTACTAAAAAATAGCTGACTTTGATCTCCCAACATGAATTGGTAAACCTAAGTACTGACCATGATCTTCAACACACTGCACCCCAAGATACTTGTCAAATTACTTTTTACCTCTTTCTTTACTAAAATTTCTTTATACATGTTTATTAGTCTTCTCGTGATGGGAAGCAATATATTCTTCTATTACCTAAGTCAGTCAAGATGCGATTCATAAATGTTTCTATGATTGGGT
Coding sequences within:
- the LOC133711491 gene encoding mevalonate kinase-like, encoding MAAGGIEEAFEPGARGIFVTSGDRFGVFPAGSGGGTASSRGEKNGEGRERGKDSASLLEFILLGSAWITLSARHVLLVQSKGYNAYNTESLNFTNDPLTSVLNRTRSLPLDSSHLPLSLRPISSFPSSEVKARAPGKIILSGENAVVHGSTVVAASIDLCTYATLRFPAHSDNDGLLGLELKDIGLEFSWPVVRIKEALSGIDVPNPSTPTSCPAEAIKSLAILVEELNIPEAKIGIAAGVLAFLWLYSSIQGFKPATVIISSELPLGSGLGSSTHQHLWSQTDE
- the LOC133711977 gene encoding pentatricopeptide repeat-containing protein At5g61990, mitochondrial-like, with translation MGLASHGRNLAFQIGNPKSRLLIRVHYYCSYKSESKKQEDDETVREICTILKRSREWESVLSSSGFPKKLNPCVVRSVLQQHHQIDDPERLLSFFDWSGAQLGVLPNLHSFSIMAVVLCNSKLFGHAHGVLERMVRTRKPALEVLDCVVRCFREFEGSDMVVFEILINVFTMGGWFYEAADVFLGVRSVGISPRLECCNSLLNELLKGNRMRLFCRICSVNLKCHFYFLLCFLCT